The following are from one region of the Coffea eugenioides isolate CCC68of chromosome 2, Ceug_1.0, whole genome shotgun sequence genome:
- the LOC113759995 gene encoding uncharacterized protein LOC113759995, with product MALEIEIKDLLVFSDSDLLVHQTLKEWITRDSKILPYHYNLLDLANKFKSLEFRHIPRAQNVFAGVLATLSSMIQHLDELVIEPSQIQLQEKPAHCLVMKKSSDSRPWYNDIKKFLKIRSYPPGANMTAKSFLHKLSSKFFLNGEVVYKRTSDLGLLKCVDEDEADYLMKEVHSGVCGSQMKGHLLAKKIMRTG from the coding sequence ATGGCATTGGAGATAGAGATCAAGGATTTACTAGTGTTCAGTGATTCCGATCTACTCGTGCATCAAACGCTTAAAGAATGGATAACTCGAGATTCAAAGATTTTGCCATATCATTACAATTTACTGGATTTGGCAAACAAATTCAAAAGTTTGGAATTCAGGCATATTCCACGTGCTCAAAATGTTTTTGCTGGTGttttggccactttatcttCAATGATTCAACATCTAGATGAGTTGGTGATTGAACCTAGCCAGATTCAGTTACAAGAAAAGCCTGCACATTGTCTGGTTATGAAAAAATCTTCTGATAGCCGTCCCTGGTACAACGATATTaagaaatttctcaaaatcagGTCCTATCCTCCAGGTGCTAATATGACTGCTAAAAGCTTCTTGCACAAATTATCATCcaagtttttcttaaatggagagGTGGTATACAAAAGGACGTCAGACTTGGGCCTTCTAAAATgcgttgatgaagatgaagcagATTATTTAATGAAAGAAGTGCACAGTGGTGTATGTGGATCACAAATGAAAGGGCATTTATTAGCAAAGAAGATCATGAGGACAGGATAA